The genome window GGCTTTTGGGCTGAAACCAACAGTACCCGCTTACTTAGATCCTGCGTATGATATAGCAGATTTTGCCACTGGAGTTTGCTTTGCTTCTGCTGGGACAGGCTATGACAATGCAACTTCTGATGTATTAGTaagtatcaaacaaaaccatATTTGTTAGTCCCTCCTctcttattaattaatatatatttttttttattctaacaAATTTAGGTTCTAACTGGTGGGGAATTATCTTTCTCCAATTCATTAGGTTGCAATATAGATGATAAatcatgtgtattatttaaatgagtcatataattcatttaaaatcttTGCGACTAAAACTACATATTATTggtttcttcattcattatatGTGTTGAAAGAAGATAGCTCGAACTAATTTGGAGctaaacattttccttttttttaatttttttaattttttaaaccttATAAAAGATTAATTGATTCAAACTTTTCTTATGAGTAATTAATACGTACTTTTTGGTATTCTAATTTGTCAATgcgtgggttccagttagttcaactggtaaaatttctgatagttttagtttttgttttgttttgttttgttttgttttttttttttgttttttttttgagaaacaaagtttctgatggttgaataagagatctggggttcaatccccgcttataccaaaaattgattggtgtcttggtttgatgacaaagagttattattaggagcggacgccataaattgaaactctttaaaaaaaaaaaaattgtcaatgcGTGTGCATGAGAAAGTTATACCAATTTTTAACTTGTGCTTCCTTAATTTGCAGAATGTGATACCAATGTGGAAGGAATTGGAGTACTACAAGGAGTACCAAAACAAGTTGAGAGCCCACGTTGGTAAAGACAAGGCAAATGAGATTTTGAGTGAGGCCTTATATTTGATGAGCCTAGGAACAAACGACTTCCTAGAGAACTATTACATACTCCCTAAACGGCAATCTCAATTCACTGTCAAACAGTATGAGGATTTTCTCATTGGACTTGCTGGAAATTTCATTAGAGAACTGTATGGTCTTGGAGTTCGGAAAATATCCCTCACTGGACTTCCTCCGATGGGGTGTTTGCCATTGGAGAGAACCTTAAATATTTTGGATCAAAACGAATGCGTGGAGAAATATAACAAGGTGGCGCTGGAATTTAATTGGAAGTTAAATGGTTTGGTGAAAAGGCTGAATAAGGAGCTTCCTGGGCTCAGATTAATGTTAGCAGATGCATACACGATTCTCTATCAAATCATAAAGAGACCTTCTTTATATGGTAAGTTCATACTCCTTGTAACTACTGCAATTtggttttacttttacttttattttttgctgaattaaTTTGGTATTACCTGTTTATGATTGTGATTAACAATGATATGCCTCCCTTTTTTAATAAGTAGGtaataattttccttcaagtatattaaattaaatgactttggattctcaaaaaataaaaaaaaccttatatttttctctaaatataaattgcaatatttttttaattagttatttgacttgtttaaataattcaCATAAAACAATCTTATAAATAATCACATGTAATAAGTTGAAAAATATTCTTCTCTATTGGTTTATTAGAGCTAATATTTGTTCTATATCTaatatatttcttattatttgGTTGAGGATGATTGAAGGAGACACACAGTTATTGCTTatcagaatttttttaataaaaaattttaaaatatggtCCAAATCAACGATTATATTTCATTGGATAAGACTTAAAAGTGACCAAGGAAACCCCATATCCTAGCTCATGATTTACATCATGttttgatatttatatataaaaaaatggaatgaaattagTAGATTATAAGGACCGGAATACAATGAAAtgaaatatgatatttttgtcttaaaagaaaattatatatatatatatatatattttttttttttttaagaattgaaaataaataaatataaaggttagagaaatataaatatatccATTCAATGAACTCTTCTCCCTCTCACATAAAAGAGAAGCTGCAGATGAGGACTCCACATGGACCCGATTCATGTAAGAGTAGAGACTTGTCATGTGGCAAGTTGTGACataaaattatatcaaattatatattccTAGCATTACTCTCATGAATAATGTAGAATGGATTTGTGTGAGATTAGAGTGAATTCCATAACTTCTCTGTATTGACTATTGATAGAGATTTACAACTTGACACTACAGGGGAGAATGGACCTTTACCATGGTGATAGGACACAAGTCGATCGATATCTCTACATTCATTGTTACTCTTTTCCTCCTCTAAATTAGTTGGAGTCACTTATTACTAGTCATAAATATAACCCTCTGTAACTAGACATAAAAGAAGTTGGTGAGGGCCTTAATGAGTGTTTAAAGCTAACCTGGTTTTGTTGGGAACACAATTTATGGTGTTGACTCTACAGTAAATTCAAGTTACTAGTCATAAATATAACCCTCTGTAACTAGACATAAAAGAAGTTGGTGAGGCCTTAATGAGCGTTTAAAGCTAACCTGGTTTTGTTGGGAACACAATTTATGGTGTTGACTCTACAGTAAATTCAAGTGTTTGCgatttgttgggggggggggggggctgtGTTTATTGCAATAGTGCACTACACAAATTAGGGGTCGTTTGGTACTGtctttaaataacaatttttaatatttaaataacaataatgcttataatatatatttctataacACTTAAATATGTATTTCTACAACACTGAAAACTGAACAACAACACTTAAACACTGCTACCAAACGGACCCGAGGATGTgaaaaataccttttttttttaatagagtgGGGGGCCTTTCTATAATGGAGACCTTAAGAGAATTCAGATCAGTCGTTGTATAATAGAAAaccatataaaatttatatagttttatttaaaaatgatcTACACCAGTCCatatataattgtgtaaatttataagGTTATTATagcaaacttgtaaatttacactgagACTATTCATTTGTATgtagttgtttattttttctttatgtatctcgagaataaagaaagaaaatgaatgttGATTATTCTctgtgaagaaaaaataataattttaaaaaatgatattttaatgaaatatagtataatatagataatttgatgtgtgATATTTTGCATGAACTAATACGGATGCTCTATGCCCCAAACTTAGAGCCGGCTCTACTTGCTGTATTAATCCAATTTGAAACAAACAATACATGTCATGtcaggttttatttttattttatttttcctctactTGTAAGTTCTTCAATTATAACAAATATGAAATACGTTGTGGATTGGCAGGATTTGACGCTGTAGAAGTGGCATGCTGTTCTACAGGCACATACGAGATGAGTTACCTCTGCAGTGAGCACAATCCGTTAACTTGTTTGGATGCGAATAAGTATGTCTTTTGGGATGCCTTCCACCCTACAGAGAAAACAAATCACATAATCGTTAATCATTTAATTGATGCGCTTCAAGCAAATTATCGTTGATTACTTTtgtccaaaataaacaaaaaacaaaaacaaaaaaatctctgATTTTTGTGTGGTTGATTAGCATAATAtctcaattaaaatatttttattttatttataatgatggatttctttatctatatatttatttggttttagatttagatttgataatattaatttattcagttttttttttttggttgtcctTATTCTGTAATAAAACAACAGTGGCTCCATTGTAATTCAACGATCGAGGTCCAAATGCAATGGCATTTGGAATCACTACGTGATTTTTATTGATCTCGACctgaatttgttttttgtgtatttatctACTAAAATGTTTGAGCCTAAATTAATGAGGAAAGATTGGGTTTGATGTCCAGTTGCATTAGATTCGTCATGATGGTGAcatgtgtgtatttttttgttaCATCTCGTTATTTCAGCGGGTTCAATGTATTAGACATAAACTAAGTCCATTAGTACAGTTCTAATTCAAACCAAgctatcaagaaaaaaaaagcgaTTATTAAGCAAAAAGTTGAAGCCAAGGGATtctgtattaaaaaaaaaaaaaaaaaaaaagttcaagccaaggaggaaatatttttttggcaagagtggaataatataattatttacatattttgtcaaatt of Quercus lobata isolate SW786 chromosome 8, ValleyOak3.0 Primary Assembly, whole genome shotgun sequence contains these proteins:
- the LOC115957940 gene encoding GDSL esterase/lipase At4g26790-like, with protein sequence MAYTYTTPWLLVVTELLILVSITESKVPAIIVFGDSTVDAGNNNVVSTLLKSNFRPYGRDFSGGRPTGRFSNGRIPPDFISEAFGLKPTVPAYLDPAYDIADFATGVCFASAGTGYDNATSDVLNVIPMWKELEYYKEYQNKLRAHVGKDKANEILSEALYLMSLGTNDFLENYYILPKRQSQFTVKQYEDFLIGLAGNFIRELYGLGVRKISLTGLPPMGCLPLERTLNILDQNECVEKYNKVALEFNWKLNGLVKRLNKELPGLRLMLADAYTILYQIIKRPSLYGFDAVEVACCSTGTYEMSYLCSEHNPLTCLDANKYVFWDAFHPTEKTNHIIVNHLIDALQANYR